The Candidatus Binatia bacterium genomic sequence ACGATGAATATGATCGCTATCGTGCCGAGGCCGACTGCGACGGGCGCGCCCGAGAGCAACATCATCAGCGTGAGAATCAGGACCAAGGTCCCCTGCATTCCCGGGCTCATCACCGACGAGCCTTGGTTATGCCGAACGGCGGTTCGCGACCGCTGACCAGGCCCATCAGGTCGGCGAGGCACTGTAGGGTCAACAGGCCGAGGCCGATGGGCAGGGCCGAATAGGGGATCCACAGTCGCGCCCGCCACATGGTATCGGACACCCATTTGTTGTCCCAGGCCTCGCGCCAGAACTGGAACGTGAGTACGGTCATCGCCACGCAGAAAAATAGCGTCACCGCGGCAGCGAACAGCGCCAGCCACCAGCGCGGGCGCGGAGCCGAATACAGCGGCAGCACGTCGACGGCGACGTGGCCCCGCGTCGTGAGCACGAAGGGGCTGCCGACGAAGGTCGCGGCAACCAGGCAGTAGGTGACGAAATCGGTCTGCCAGATCGTGTTCTGGTTGAGCGCGTAGCGCACGAATACCATGTGGCAGACTACGACGACGCTGAGCGCGATCAGAGCGGCGGCGAGGTAGCCGAACAGCTGGGAGATGAATCTGACGGTGCGGACAAATATGTCCATGAACGGTCCATC encodes the following:
- a CDS encoding TRAP transporter small permease — translated: MDIFVRTVRFISQLFGYLAAALIALSVVVVCHMVFVRYALNQNTIWQTDFVTYCLVAATFVGSPFVLTTRGHVAVDVLPLYSAPRPRWWLALFAAAVTLFFCVAMTVLTFQFWREAWDNKWVSDTMWRARLWIPYSALPIGLGLLTLQCLADLMGLVSGREPPFGITKARR